One part of the Gossypium raimondii isolate GPD5lz chromosome 1, ASM2569854v1, whole genome shotgun sequence genome encodes these proteins:
- the LOC105785318 gene encoding uncharacterized protein LOC105785318: MHAIKGGWVGQTFALAKCNESGGKKTRVRRSKEERKSMVESFIKKYQESNNGNFPSLNLTHKEVGGSFYIIREIVREIIQENRVLGPAKLTEGEHDIDRFLQQNPLGSISTPPEPLLSEQSNGSSFVPSHHEDESDESVMITNGNSMESENKEFGSEKIINGNLVDVTNGTDKAALVEVQVIEPPESDKSKKETYVFTSKVIQVEADIVVETFPLRPVAKPTDSIDGISSEVGKLNENLDKTENGKLNVSQENGSFKLDGMNSSEVSVLTDDGKEVENNVDLLLEKNSNLTDKKMVESISDPLSESSECSTGGTAKLGTPNGAALEVSRTDTLMSDTNEQSKAIVGEAINVSNGVHPKNHGTYESTSERAVAVESKVDAQHVNSKKGSSKTLDRINLESWEGTSKSSAESETNPLWTIFKSFVTACINFWSE, from the exons ATGCATGCTATAAAAGGTGGGTGGGTTGGGCAAACATTTGCCCTAGCTAAGTGCAATGAGTCCGGAGGGAAGAAGACTCGGGTTCGGCGTTCAAAGGAGGAAAGGAAGTCAATGGTTGAATCTTTTATAAAGAA GTATCAAGAATCAAACAATGGGAATTTTCCATCTCTTAACCTCACCCACAAGGAAGTTGGTGGGTCTTTCTACATAATACGGGAGATTGTGCGAGAGATAATTCAAGAAAATAGAGTGTTGGGTCCTGCTAAGTTGACTGAAGGGGAACATGACATTGATCGGTTCTTGCAACAAAATCCACTGGGTTCCATTTCAACTCCACCCGAACCTCTTCTGTCCGAACAATCAAATGGAAGTTCTTTTGTTCCTAGTCATCATGAGGATGAAAGTGATGAATCGGTTATGATTACTAATGGGAATTCTATGGAATCTGAAAATAAAGAGTTTGGCagtgaaaaaattattaatgggAATCTTGTTGATGTGACAAATGGAACTGATAAAGCAGCACTTGTAGAAGTGCAAGTAATTGAACCTCCtgaaagtgataaaagtaaaaagGAAACATATGTATTCACATCTAAAGTCATTCAAGTAGAAGCAGATATAGTAGTAGAGACGTTTCCCTTGCGGCCTGTTGCTAAGCCAACTGATAGCATCGATGGAATTTCTAGCGAAGTTgggaaattaaatgaaaatttggataAAACGGAAAATGGGAAGCTGAATGTGAGTCAAGAAAATGGTAGTTTTAAGTTGGATGGTATGAATTCCTCTGAGGTTTCTGTGTTGACAGATGATGGTAAAGAAGTAGAAAACAATGTGGATTTGTTGTTGGAAAAGAATTCCAATTTAACAGATAAGAAAATGGTGGAAAGCATTTCAGATCCGTTATCAGAAAGCTCAGAATGCTCTACTGGGGGAACTGCTAAGCTTGGTACTCCCAATGGTGCAGCATTAGAGGTCTCTCGAACTGATACTTTAATGTCGGATACAAATGAACAAAGCAAAGCAATTGTTGGAGAG GCAATAAATGTTTCAAATGGTGTCCACCCAAAAAATCATGGCACTTATGAGTCAACATCGGAGAGGGCCGTTGCAGTTGAAAGTAAAGTTGACGCGCAGCATGTCAACTCAAAGAAAGGAAGCAGTAAAACATTAGACCGAATTAATCT TGAATCATGGGAAGGGACATCGAAAAGCAGTGCAGAATCTGAAACTAACCCCCTTTGGACTATCTTTAAATCCTTTGTTACCGCCTGTATAAACTTCTGGTCTGAGTAA